The Acidobacteriota bacterium genomic sequence AGGCGATTCGGGCGCGGCTCGAGCAGCGCTTCGACATCGTGCCGCTCTCTGGTGCCGTGGGGCTGCGCCCCAGAGAACCGATGGGCGACATCCGCTTCATCGAAGTGGCCGACACCATCTCGATCAACGGTGTCATCGTCACGGGCCGCGAGGTTCGCGAGCGGGTGACGGCCGAGGCCGAAGCCATTCTGCGCCTCAGCTACCTCGACGCCAGCGCCCGGCGTCAGTTCCTCGAGTCGGCGGCGCTGGAATCGCCGGGCGCCTCGCCCTCCGCGCCGCGTCGCGACACGATGGTCGAGGCGCCGCCAGCGGACGAGGCGCCCGCGCCCGCGCGGCGACGCACGCGCGCGGGTGGCGACCGGGTGCGCATCTTCGGCGACGTGCACGTGCGCGAGGGGGAGGTGCTCGGCGGACAGGCGGTGGCGGTGCTTGGTTCCGTCCGCGTGGACGGTGAGGTCGACGATCAGGTCGTGGCCGTGATGGGGTCGGTATCGCTCGGGCCGAGCGCGGTCGTGCGCGGTGACATCGTCACCGTCGGCGGACGCGTCAACCGGGCCCCAGGTGCCGAGGTGCGGGGCGCCATCACCGAGGTGGCGATTGGCGGCTTCAGCCCGAGTGTGTGGGTGCCCGTCCCGTCGGTTCGCCCACGGTGGGGTGGTTTCTGGGATGGGTTCGGCGGTGTGCCGCGCCTGATTGGCACGACGTTCCGGCTCGTGCTGCTCGCGCTGCTGGCCGCACTGGCGTTGCTGCTGGCCCGGCCAGTGGTCGAGGCGGCGGCCGAGCGGCTGCAGGACGCGCCCCTGCACGCCACACTGGTGGGCATGTTCGCGCTCCTGCTGCTCGGGCCCCTGCTGCTGCTGCTGTCGCTCGTCCTGGCCGTCTCGATCGTCGGGCTGCCGCTGCTTCTCGGGATCCCCTTCCTGCTCGTGGCGCTCCTCCTGATGGCGCTGGCCGGCTTCAGCGGCACCGCGTCTGCCGTCGGCCGCTGGGTCCGCCGGCGGATCAACCTCGGTGGCGCGTCCCCGTTCGTCGACGTGTGCCTCGGAGTCGTCGTCATCCTGCTGCCCCTGCTCGTCGCGCGCCTCCTCGCGTTGGGGGGCTGGTGGGGCGGCATGGTGGCGATGCCGCTCGTCGCCGTCGCGATCGGCGTCGAGTTCGTGGCCTGGTCGGCCGGTTTCGGTGCCGTCCTGACCAACACGTTCAGCCGCTGGCAGGCGCGCCGGGCATCGCGGTCGACGCCACCGCCGCCACCCGTGCCGCCACCCGTGCCGGCCGCGCCAACGGCGTAGGCGCTCGCGGCCGCACGAGCCAGCACGGAGTCAGCCGCGAGGCCACCGTCTCAGCGTCCCGGTGGAGCATACCCGTTCGCCCGAACGTCCGGGCCCGCGGCGGGACGCGGGCCGGCGGTGCCGCCTCGGGTATGATCGGCGGGTTCAGTCGGTCCTCCCGAAGGAGTCTGCCCATGCCCAGCCGGCGCACGACGCCCGTCTTCGCGCTCACCCTCGTGTTCATGGCCGCCGTGGCCCTCGCGCAGCCGGCGCCCCGGCTGCTCGACCACGACACCTTCTTCCAGATGGAGTCGGTGTCGAACCCGCGCATCTCGCCCGACGGCAAGACCATCGTCTTCACGCGCGGATCGGTCGACATCATGAAGGACCAGGCGCAGTCGAACCTCTGGGTCGTCGACGTCGGCGGCGAGCGGCTGCGCCAGCTCACCGACGGCGCGTGGCGCGACTCGGCGCCCATCTGGTCGCCCGACGGCACGCGGCTCGCGTTTCTGTCGAATCGATCGGGGTCGACACAGATCCACGTCATGTGGGTCGACACCCGGGAGACGCTGCAGGTGACGCGCGTCGAGCGCGACCCGGGCGCACTCTCGTGGTCGCCCGACGGCAGGCACCTCGCGTTCACGCTCTTCGTGCCCGACGAGAAGCCGATCCTGCCGGTCAAGCTCCCGCCCACGCCGAGAGGCGCGCAGCTGGCCAAAGGAGCGGTCGTCGTCGACCGTCCGAGCTGGGCGGCCGATGGCATTGGGCCGACGCCCAAGGGCCACCCTCACGTCTTCATCGTCGACGCCATCGTCGGCGGGACACCACGGCAGATCACGAGCGGCGACTACAACCACTCGGCGCCGGCCTGGTCGGCCGACGGCCGGACGATGTTCGTGTCGGGCATCCGCAAGCCCGACGCCGAGTACCTGCGCGGCGACTCGGAGGTCTATGCCATCGATCTCGCGACACTCGACGTGCGCACGCTGACCGACCGCAACGGGCCCGACACCAACCCGACGCCGTCGCCCGACGGGAAGTGGGTCGCCTACACCGGCTTCGACCAGCAGAACTTCACGAGCCACCTCTCGAGCCTCTACCTGATGGACGCCAACGGCGGCGCAAAGCGGCTGTGGGCCGGGAATCTGCCGAGCTCCCCGTCGAACGTCACGTGGGCCCCGGACGGGGCGGGCGTCTACTACGGCATGCAGGAGCGAGGCGAGGAGAACCTGTACTTCGTGGGCCTGAAGGAAGGCAGTGCACCACGGAAGGTCACCGAGGGCGCGCACGTCCTGACGGGCGTCTCGATTGGCAGGTCGGGGCAGGCGGCGGCCGTCCGCACGTCGATCAGGCAGCCAGGCGTGCTCGTGACGTTCCCGCTCGCGCGGCCCGCCGACGTGAAGACGCTCGTCGACGTCAACGACGACGTGCTGGCAGGGCGAACGCTGGCCGACGCGGAGGAGCTGTGGTTCACGGCGCCCGACGGCGTGCGTGCGCAGGGCTGGCTCATGAAGCCTGCGAATTTCGACCCGTCGAAGAAGTACCCCATGCTGTTGTGGATCCATGGCGGGCCGTGGAGCATGTACTCGGTGGCCTGGAACTGGGCGTGGCAGAACTTCGCGGCCAACGGCTACGCCGTGTTGTGGACCAACCCGCGCGGCTCCACGGGGTACGGCCAGGACTTCGTCAACGGCATCCAGTTCAGCTACCCGGGCAGAGACTACGACGACCTCATGGCGGGCGTCGACGCGGCGCTCGCGACCGGCTGGATCGACAAGGACAACCTGTTCGTGTGCGGCGGGTCTGGCGGCGGCGTGCTCACCGCGTGGATCGTCGGACACACCGATCGGTTCCGCGCGGCCGTCTCCATGCGCCCCGTCATCAACTGGCACTCGTTCGTGGGCACCACCGACGGCATCAGCTGGTATCACCAGTTCCAGAAGTACCCGTGGGAGGATCCCATGGAGTACGCGGTGCGCTCGCCGCTGCACCACGTCGCCAACGTGACGACGCCGACGATGGTCATGACGGGCGAGGCCGACCTGCGCACGCCGATGTCACAGAGCGAGGAGTACTACCGCGCGCTCAAGGTGCTGCGGAAGACCGACACGCTGCTCGTGCGGATGCCCGACGAGTTCCACGGCTGGCGCCGGCCCACGCACCAGCTGCTGCAGCAGCTCTATCTGCAGGCGTGGTTCGAGAAGTACAAGGGCCAGGACGGCACCCGTCAGACGACGAGCGCCGCGCCGGCCGGCCGCTGAAGCCGCCGCGCCCGTCGTGTCAGCCCGGGGGCCAGCCCAGTCCCCGTCCGCCCAGCACGTGCAGGTGGACGTGGAAGACGGTCTGGCCCGCCTCGGCGTTGCAGTTGAACACCGTCCGGTACCCGCGCTCGCCATGGCCGCGCTCGTTCGCGATGGCGGCGGCGCGGCGCACCATCTCGCCCACGAGGCCATCGTCGTCCGCCGTCAGGTCGTTGAGCGTCGCGATGTGGCGGCGCGGGACGACCAGCACGTGCATGGGCGCCTGCGGGTTGATGTCGGCGAAGGCGTAGAGCCGGTCGTCGCTGTAGACGGGCGTCGACGGGATCTCGCCGGAGGTGATGCGGCAGAAGAGGCAACCGGCCATGGTGCTCGGATTATAGCGGTCGCGAGGGGCTGACCGCTTCCGCTGAAGCTACGGCGGTCCGCCGAAGCCGTGGCGAAGGCGGAAGCCCCTCGCGCTACGGACGATCGCACAGGCGGTACCGGCTCTCGTAGCGCCGGCGCTTCAGCCCCGGCGGGGATCGCGAGCAGCTGAGGTGCCGGCCGGCTACGCGCCGCGACGCTCGACCGCCACGACCCTCGGAATCCGTTGCAGGTCGTGGTGGAACGCGGGCGCGTGCCACCTGTCGCCGAACAGGGCGCGGACGAAGTTGGCCTGGCCGTAGCCGAACTCGAACACCAGCCAGGCGCCCGGTCTCAGCTCGGATTCGGCCTCGGCCACCAGATTCCGGACGACGTCGAGACCGTCAGCGCCGCCGAAGAGCGCGAGCGCCGGCTCGTGATCCCGCACCTCGGGCATCAGCGAGTCGCGGTCGCCGCTCGGTACGTACGGCGGGTTCGCCACGACCAGATCGACGCCGCCGTTTCCGCCGAGCAGCGAGGTCTCGCGCCACTCGATGCGGTCGGCGACCTGGTGCCGGGTGGCATTGCGCCGTGCGATGGCCAGGGCCTCGGCGCTCAGATCGGTGCCGACCACACGGGCGTCCGGGAACTCCAGGGCCAGCGCGATGGCGAGGCACCCGCACCCCGTGCACGCGTCGACGATCGAGGCCGGGCCGTTGGTGCCGCGATAGCAGTCGAGCGCCGATTCGACCACGAGTTCGGTTTCGGGCCGCGGCACCAGGACGCCGGGGCCCACCTCGAGCTCGAGGCCCCAGAACTCGACGCGGCCTCGCACGTACGCCATCGGCTCGCGTGCCATGCGCCGAGCCACGCGACGCTCGATCCGATCGATCTCGGCCTGGTGGAGCCGACGATGCTGCTCGACGAGCGCGGTCGCGCGGTCCCAGCCGAGCACGTCGCGCACGATCAGCTCGGCATCGAGGCGCGCCTCGGCCGCGTCGATGCCGGCACCGGCGAGCCGCACGGCGATGGCCCGCATGGTCGAGCCGACATCGGTCGACGACGATCGCGTGGCGCCCTGGTTCATGCGCGGATCATACTGCCGCTCGAGTCAACTCGATGTGACGAACCCGCAGTGCGTCCGGAACGTCGGAGCGTTCGCCTCCCCCGAGGGGAGTCGAACGCGGCCCTCGACCGTCGCGTGTCGTGTGTCGATCAGCCCGCGAGCCCGGCCAGCACCTTCTCGACGAGACCCTTGAGCATCGCCACCTTGTAGCCGTTGTGCTCCAGTGGTGATGCTCCCTCCACCGCGGCGGCCGCCGCGCGTCCGATGGTGCGCGCGTCGAGG encodes the following:
- the prmC gene encoding peptide chain release factor N(5)-glutamine methyltransferase; translation: MNQGATRSSSTDVGSTMRAIAVRLAGAGIDAAEARLDAELIVRDVLGWDRATALVEQHRRLHQAEIDRIERRVARRMAREPMAYVRGRVEFWGLELEVGPGVLVPRPETELVVESALDCYRGTNGPASIVDACTGCGCLAIALALEFPDARVVGTDLSAEALAIARRNATRHQVADRIEWRETSLLGGNGGVDLVVANPPYVPSGDRDSLMPEVRDHEPALALFGGADGLDVVRNLVAEAESELRPGAWLVFEFGYGQANFVRALFGDRWHAPAFHHDLQRIPRVVAVERRGA
- a CDS encoding histidine triad nucleotide-binding protein, with translation MAGCLFCRITSGEIPSTPVYSDDRLYAFADINPQAPMHVLVVPRRHIATLNDLTADDDGLVGEMVRRAAAIANERGHGERGYRTVFNCNAEAGQTVFHVHLHVLGGRGLGWPPG
- a CDS encoding S9 family peptidase, whose protein sequence is MPSRRTTPVFALTLVFMAAVALAQPAPRLLDHDTFFQMESVSNPRISPDGKTIVFTRGSVDIMKDQAQSNLWVVDVGGERLRQLTDGAWRDSAPIWSPDGTRLAFLSNRSGSTQIHVMWVDTRETLQVTRVERDPGALSWSPDGRHLAFTLFVPDEKPILPVKLPPTPRGAQLAKGAVVVDRPSWAADGIGPTPKGHPHVFIVDAIVGGTPRQITSGDYNHSAPAWSADGRTMFVSGIRKPDAEYLRGDSEVYAIDLATLDVRTLTDRNGPDTNPTPSPDGKWVAYTGFDQQNFTSHLSSLYLMDANGGAKRLWAGNLPSSPSNVTWAPDGAGVYYGMQERGEENLYFVGLKEGSAPRKVTEGAHVLTGVSIGRSGQAAAVRTSIRQPGVLVTFPLARPADVKTLVDVNDDVLAGRTLADAEELWFTAPDGVRAQGWLMKPANFDPSKKYPMLLWIHGGPWSMYSVAWNWAWQNFAANGYAVLWTNPRGSTGYGQDFVNGIQFSYPGRDYDDLMAGVDAALATGWIDKDNLFVCGGSGGGVLTAWIVGHTDRFRAAVSMRPVINWHSFVGTTDGISWYHQFQKYPWEDPMEYAVRSPLHHVANVTTPTMVMTGEADLRTPMSQSEEYYRALKVLRKTDTLLVRMPDEFHGWRRPTHQLLQQLYLQAWFEKYKGQDGTRQTTSAAPAGR